In one window of Tubulanus polymorphus chromosome 3, tnTubPoly1.2, whole genome shotgun sequence DNA:
- the LOC141902236 gene encoding galactoside 2-alpha-L-fucosyltransferase SEC1-like, with protein sequence MTVDFNGRIGYLMFEYAILISVTERHGVIAVVPPNFDLSLVFEMTTPAVVFSENVVTVFKERDNFQCKFDALSNKINVTGVTASSLKGYFQSWKYFEHYEDELRKQLIFRKYLKRAATKFIVNCKEDLRLSRGLTPNVKITTIAVHVRRGDMVKDIEDHGHTAAPSSYLLKAMDYMTSLYGNGVVFIVASDDIPWCERTMAKIENKKIYFSKSNSAELDFAIIASSDHVIVTVGSFGWWGAWLANGTTLYYKDWPRKGSPLELQVDHEEYFPPRWIGLSG encoded by the coding sequence ATGACTGTAGATTTTAACGGGCGAATCGGTTATCTAATGTTCGAATATGCTATTCTGATTTCGGTCACCGAACGCCACGGGGTAATAGCCGTAGTTCCTCCGAACTTTGATCTATCATTGGTGTTCGAAATGACGACTCCGGCCGTTGTTTTTAGCGAGAATGTCGTCACCGTGTTTAAAGAACGCGACAACTTTCAGTGTAAATTCGACGCGCTTTCCAACAAAATCAACGTCACGGGTGTGACCGCCAGCAGCCTGAAAGGATACTTCCAATCGTGGAAGTATTTCGAGCATTACGAGGATGAGCTGCGAAAACAGTTGATATTTCGCAAGTATTTGAAACGAGCGGCCACGAAATTCATCGTTAACTGCAAGGAAGACCTTCGTCTATCGCGCGGTTTAACCCCAAATGTCAAAATAACGACTATCGCTGTACACGTACGGCGCGGTGATATGGTGAAGGATATTGAGGACCACGGCCATACAGCAGCACCTAGCAGTTACTTACTTAAAGCCATGGACTACATGACGTCATTATACGGCAATGGGGTCGTGTTCATCGTTGCGTCAGACGATATTCCTTGGTGCGAACGAACAATGGCTAAAAtcgaaaataagaaaatctatttcTCGAAATCGAATAGTGCCGAGTTAGATTTCGCTATAATAGCATCGTCTGATCATGTAATTGTGACTGTCGGTTCGTTCGGTTGGTGGGGAGCCTGGTTAGCCAATGGAACTACCTTATACTACAAGGATTGGCCGCGCAAAGGTTCGCCCTTGGAACTACAGGTAGACCACGAGGAGTACTTTCCGCCGCGTTGGATCGGTTTGTCCGGCTAA
- the LOC141902597 gene encoding galactoside 2-alpha-L-fucosyltransferase SEC1-like, which produces MAIVNTPITRGKRRILGHYCQVRYLRYILMNAVRIANCCERQNAAVYRRQWKRYLAFILLALGLCCWIVLQPCQYEKLKSHHIPMMTVDFKGRIGNLIFEYAILISVAERHGVMAVVPPNFDLSLMFEMTTPAVVFSENVVTVFEERDNFQCKFDALSNKINVTGVKASSLKGYFQSWKYFEHYEDELRKQLIFRKYLKRAATKFIVNCKEDLRLSRGLTPNVKITTIAVHVRRGDMVIDKSDMGYALAPSSYLVKAMDFMTSLYGNGVVFIVVSDDIPWCERTMAKIENKKIYFSKSNSAELDFAIIASCDHVIVTVGSFGWWGAWLANGTTLYYKDWPRKGSPLELQVDHEEYFPPRWIGLSG; this is translated from the coding sequence ATGGCCATCGTCAATACACCAATAACACGGGGAAAACGTCGGATTTTAGGACATTACTGCCAGGTACGATATTTGAGATACATCCTCATGAATGCTGTACGGATTGCCAACTGCTGCGAAAGGCAAAATGCTGCCGTTTATCGCCGGCAGTGGAAAAGGTATTTAGCATTCATACTGTTAGCGTTAGGGTTATGTTGTTGGATTGTTCTCCAACCATGCCAGTATGAAAAGCTGAAAAGCCACCATATACCCATGATGACTGTAGATTTTAAGGGACGAATCGGTAATCTAATTTTCGAGTATGCCATTCTGATTTCGGTCGCCGAACGCCACGGGGTAATGGCCGTAGTTCCTCCGAACTTTGATCTATCTTTGATGTTCGAAATGACGACTCCAGCCGTTGTTTTTAGCGAGAATGTCGTCACCGTGTTTGAAGAACGCGACAACTTTCAGTGTAAATTCGACGCGCTTTCCAACAAAATCAACGTCACGGGTGTGAAAGCCAGCAGCCTAAAAGGATACTTCCAATCGTGGAAGTATTTCGAGCATTACGAGGATGAGCTGCGAAAACAGTTGATATTTCGCAAGTATTTGAAACGAGCGGCTACGAAATTCATCGTTAACTGCAAGGAAGACCTTCGTCTATCGCGCGGTTTAACCCCAAATGTCAAAATAACGACTATCGCTGTACACGTACGGCGCGGTGATATGGTAATTGACAAATCAGACATGGGCTATGCGCTGGCCCCTAGCAGCTATTTGGTCAAAGCCATGGACTTCATGACGTCATTATACGGCAATGGGGTCGTGTTCATCGTCGTGTCAGACGATATTCCTTGGTGCGAACGAACAATGGCTAAAAtcgaaaataagaaaatctatttcTCGAAATCGAATAGTGCCGAGTTAGATTTCGCTATAATAGCATCGTGTGATCATGTAATTGTGACTGTCGGTTCGTTCGGTTGGTGGGGAGCCTGGTTAGCCAATGGAACTACCTTATACTACAAGGATTGGCCGCGCAAAGGTTCGCCCTTGGAACTACAGGTGGACCACGAGGAGTACTTTCCGCCGCGTTGGATCGGTTTGTCCGGCTAA
- the LOC141902237 gene encoding uncharacterized protein LOC141902237, whose product MTKLLNCTLSKSADPMNAVNDIVKSEFKTFDSLAQITQDPTIIKMMTNASAVSSVDIGLISMKLMKFACPLLSSLNRTGLIGNMMHCLSKSEPDNCPLTDGFTAIMKEFGGNLTAPIEQIETVMAGMVATACPGETAPQPRRNSNPNFDDVKDIEDLVQSHHL is encoded by the exons ATGACAAAACTGTTGAATTGTACTCTTTCGAAGAGCGCAGACCCGATGAATGCGGTTAACGATATAGTTAAATCGGAGTTCAAAACGTTTGATAGCTTAGCGCAGATAACGCAAGACCCgacaattatcaaaatgatgaccAACGCCAGCGCTGTATCGTCTGTTGACATAGGGTTAATCTCGATGAAGCTAATGAAATTCGCCTGTCCTTTACTGAGTTCTTT AAACCGTACGGGTTTGATCGGAAACATGATGCATTGTCTATCGAAAAGCGAGCCGGATAACTGCCCGTTAACCGACGGATTTACCGCGATAATGAAGGAGTTCGGCGGTAATCTAACGGCTCCCATTGAGCAGATCGAAACGGTGATGGCTGGAATGGTGGCTACTGCTTGCCCCGGGGAGACGGCCCCTCAACCAAGACGAA ATTCAAACCctaattttgatgatgtcaaaGACATCGAAGATTTAGTGCAGAGCCATCATTTATGA